In one window of Amblyomma americanum isolate KBUSLIRL-KWMA chromosome 9, ASM5285725v1, whole genome shotgun sequence DNA:
- the LOC144105304 gene encoding uncharacterized protein LOC144105304 encodes MMKRFRKYGIVCRLLGCLFIEGIWDRSLKEARVRLISVYTLCSAACILLSVTLATFLISKLFLMSGIAQSFTKSLLFILNSVLITRITLNFGCMVRGSSGLLQFLRDSQEYEKSTSFVLSEDSEIRWRRRGARVRKFASVMASLVTYALVIRVPVLTLVRGDEEWWRLCATTVNIFSTFVMIFYDCVLYIVLSCCSDVLADYVRAQVVTLRRKNSRMHPNQQTRREVEKVRLNVAAIKSLKRSINEIWHPALAFWAACLILIACITLYAIAAGDFWHPDVWITMVYSVHASLSFADIAILSQAISDEAQKLKEATVCVGMSGNAEGFREEVQYLHDTIDPESMCLTGAGFFSLNKTLLVSMAGSIITYSVILVQTGDELAEHVNVGSLVRQHA; translated from the exons ATGATGAAGCGCTTTCGAAAATACGGCATCGTATGCCGACTGTTAGGATGCCTTTTCATAGAGGGCATCTGGGATCGTTCGCTGAAAGAGGCCAGGGTCCGGTTGATTAGCGTCTATACTCTCTGTTCCGCTGCATGCATTCTGCTAAGCGTAACACTGGCGACGTTTCTCATTAGCAAGCTTTTCCTGATGTCCGGCATTGCTCAGTCCTTTACGAAGTCCCTTTTGTTCATCCTCAACAGCGTCTTGATCACCAGGATCACCCTCAACTTCGGTTGCATGGTACGGGGATCGTCCGGGCTGCTCCAGTTCCTCCGAGACTCGCAGGAGTACGAGAAATCCACGTCTTTCGTGCTCTCCGAAGACTCCGAGATTCGATGGCGCCGGAGGGGCGCCCGCGTGCGGAAGTTCGCGAGCGTGATGGCGTCGCTCGTTACCTACGCCTTGGTCATTAGAGTTCCCGTATTGACTCTGGTACGAGGTGATGAGGAGTGGTGGAGGCTCTGCGCGACGACCGTTAATATATTCTCAACTTTCGTAATGATATTCTACGACTGCGTCCTGTACATCGTCCTCAGCTGCTGCTCGGATGTCCTGGCCGATTACGTACGCGCTCAGGTCGTGACACTCCGCAGGAAAAACAGCCGCATGCACCCCAACCAGCAGACCCGCCGTGAGGTGGAGAAAGTTAGGCTCAATGTGGCCGCCATCAAGAGCCTCAAGCGGTCCATCAACGAGATCTGGCATCCAGCTTTGGCTTTTTGGGCAGCGTGCCTGATCCTGATAGCGTGCATCActctgtatgctatcgctgccGGTGACTTTTGGCATCCTGATGTTTGGATCACGATGGTCTACTCTGTGCACGCCTCATTAAGCTTCGCAGACATCGCCATCTTGAGCCAAGCTATTAGCGATGAG gCACAGAAGCTGAAGGAGGCTACAGTTTGCGTGGGCATGTCGGGAAACGCGGAGGGTTTTAGAGAGGAG GTACAGTATCTGCACGACACCATTGATCCCGAGTCGATGTGTCTGACTGGGGCAGGCTTCTTCAGCCTCAACAAAACCCTACTCGTGTCT ATGGCAGGCTCCATCATCACCTACTCCGTCATCTTGGTGCAAACTGGCGACGAGCTCGCCGAGCACGTGAACGTTGGCAGCTTGGTCCGACAGCATGCATGA